In Euphorbia lathyris chromosome 10, ddEupLath1.1, whole genome shotgun sequence, a single genomic region encodes these proteins:
- the LOC136209570 gene encoding uncharacterized protein, with protein MEANLCDIGHLDADVLLPPRKRLLAGFKKQNSDGDTTLTPPGIPSSSSSASPSCPSWSPSSPAPHSPSSSEYQARLNNLLSSHLNNNHNLSPEQIVQASKSAADAALKAAEAARAAAQEKAILAAKAVTAAKTALSLVASFPEEAAASKERNLRKNKLKKHVQLQLLYKKHQPIENFRDDDEELARKLHRVINSSPRISKNSSSPDCKGHKNKKLKSSSTSERTRTSNGSIAVGGEPSSMCNDEHTPAAELDSEGSIGEVCTSRADEKISKHEKLSRLEVNNGEAESSHTKEKISIDAGSPSKRKGRLKLKKLPLSICSSRDQANPKDDTIPRNTPLTDKNTGNHPIGLFSKEPSADNVIPIDVSSVRKCQELKSAAACVKQNKVIQS; from the coding sequence ATGGAGGCTAATTTATGTGACATCGGCCATTTGGATGCCGATGTACTTTTGCCGCCTCGGAAGCGCCTTCTTGCTGGATTTAAGAAACAGAATTCTGATGGCGACACAACTTTAACACCTCCTGGGATTCCTTCCTCTTCATCCTCAGCATCTCCGTCTTGTCCGTCTTGGTCACCGTCTTCTCCAGCTCCCCATTCTCCTTCTTCAAGTGAATATCAAGCCCGTCTCAACAATCTGTTGAGTTCTCATCTTAACAATAACCATAATCTTTCGCCTGAGCAGATTGTGCAGGCCTCAAAATCAGCAGCTGATGCTGCTCTAAAGGCTGCAGAAGCAGCAAGAGCTGCTGCCCAAGAAAAGGCTATTTTAGCAGCAAAAGCTGTGACAGCTGCTAAAACCGCTTTATCCTTAGTCGCCTCTTTTCCCGAAGAAGCAGCAGCTAGCAAGGAGAGGAATTTAAGGAAGAATAAACTAAAGAAACATGTTCAGTTGCAGCTTTTGTACAAGAAGCACCAACCCATCGAGAATTTTAGAGATGATGACGAAGAGTTAGCTCGGAAGTTGCATCGTGTTATAAACAGTTCCCCTAGAATTTCAAAGAATTCGTCAAGTCCCGATTGCAAGGGTCACAAAAATAAGAAGCTTAAAAGCTCATCAACTTCTGAAAGAACCCGGACTTCCAACGGAAGTATAGCAGTTGGAGGTGAACCATCTTCCATGTGCAATGATGAGCATACACCAGCAGCAGAATTGGATTCTGAAGGCTCCATTGGGGAGGTATGCACAAGCAGGGCAGATGAGAAGATATCCAAACATGAAAAATTATCCCGATTAGAGGTTAATAACGGAGAAGCAGAATCAAGTCACACCAAGGAGAAAATCTCGATAGATGCAGGTTCGCCGAGTAAAAGAAAGGGAAGACTGAAACTAAAGAAGTTGCCTTTAAGCATATGTAGCTCTAGAGATCAAGCAAACCCAAAAGATGATACTATACCCAGAAACACTCCATTGACAGATAAGAACACGGGCAATCATCCGATCGGTCTGTTTTCGAAGGAGCCTTCTGCTGATAATGTGATACCAATTGACGTTTCATCGGTGAGAAAATGCCAAGAGTTGAAGTCAGCAGCAGCATGTGTGAAACAGAATAAGGTTATTCAGTCATGA